A genome region from Populus alba chromosome 5, ASM523922v2, whole genome shotgun sequence includes the following:
- the LOC118029289 gene encoding uncharacterized protein At4g08330, chloroplastic, whose translation MEKSTAFREAYLNGNHHHSFSSSSASHRHVSYSCGICGYELNLSSSNRNTSTIGSKYGKSIKRGKISFFFIDESRFTQVDEFQCFPFFSKNSLGLFRQRTALLCRKCGNHIGIAYADEGAYPLVADGSDSSSVSEVFKRRKYDVKIRALQPSSGEQFSIPLYS comes from the exons ATGGAAAAATCTACGGCTTTCAGGGAAGCTTACCTCAACGGGAATCACCatcattccttttcttcttcctctgcttCTCATAGACATGTTAGCTACAG CTGCGGTATCTGTGGGTATGAGTTGAACTTGAGCTCCTCCAATCGCAACACGTCAACTATTGGCTCTAAATATGGGAAATCCATAAAGCGAGGGAAaatctctttcttcttcatcGATGAGAGTAGATTTACTCAGGTTGATGAATTCCAATGCTTTCCCTTCTTTTCAAAAAACTCCCTTGGTTTGTTCCGCCAGAGAACTGCACTTCTTTGCCGCAAGTGTGGTAATCACATTGGAATTGCTTATGCTGATGAAGGAGCTTATCCACTTGTAGCAGACGGATCCGACTCTTCCTCAGTCAGTGAAGTTTTCAAACGTcgaaaatatgatgttaaaaTCCGTGCCTTGCAGCCTTCTTCTGGCGAGCAGTTTAGCATTCCACTTTACAGCTGA